The following nucleotide sequence is from Borrelia sp. A-FGy1.
TTCTAGAAATATTCATACCTGTCTTTGTAATTAAAGCCTGTATCTCAACAAATAAAACTCTACTTCCTTTATTAATAATTCCAACAGCAATCCCCGAAGATATACTTTCTTTTTTTTCCAAAAAAACAGAAGAAGGATCTTTAATTTCATTTAGCCCTAAACTTGTCATTTCGAAAATACCTATTTCATTAATAGAACCAAATCTATTTTTAGTTGCTCTAAGCATTCGCAAAGATTTTTCTGCCTCTTCAAAATAAAAAACACCATCTACCATATGCTCTATTATCTTTGGCCCTGCCAAAATGCCATCCTTTGTAATATGACCTACTAAAAATAAAGTTATATCTTTCCTTTTTGCCCATTCCACAAGCTTATAAACACAATGTTTTAATTGAGATACTCCTCCAAGTCCACCTTGAACCTCTTCTGAGTGCAAAGTTTGAATAGAATCAACAACAATAAAGTCAAGCTTAATACCTTTAACCATTTCAATCAAAGAATCAACATTGACCTCGTTAGTTATCAAAATATCAATAAAAAGTTTAAGTCTATTTGATCTTAATTTAATTTGTGATATTGACTCTTCCCCCGCAAGATAAAGTACATTTTTACTAGCTAGTGAGATAAGATTAGAAATTTGAAGCAATAAAGTTGACTTTCCAATTCCAGGCTCTCCTACTATTAAAATTGCACTACCAATCACAATCCCATGACCAAGAACTCTATCAAACTCTTCAATTCCTGTCATATGTCTAATTTTATCAACTTGCTTAAACTCCTTCAAAGAATAAATCTCATTTTTCACATGACCTACATTTTTTACAAAACTAGATTTCACTTCGGTGTAAGATTGTAAACTTTCCCAACTTAAACATTCAGGACATTTACCTAGCCATTTAAAAGATTTATATCCACAATTTAAACACTTATAAATTTCCCTTTCCTTATTTCTTGCCATAGTACCAATTATTAAACAGAAAGACTATAAATTTAACCCTTAATTTTCCTACTCACTAAAACTGTAAACTCTCCTTTAACTTTCTTATTCTCTTCAAAATATTTTTTTAATTCTAAAGGCTTACCTACTTTATATTCTTCATATACTTTTGTCATCTCACGTCCAACAAGAACATGGGCATTTAAATTAACTAAAGAAATTTCAAATAACAATTTTAAAATTCTATGACAGGATTCAAGAATCACAAATGCATCGCCTCTACTATAAAGTTCTTCAATCCTCTTCACCCTTTTAACTCCCTTAGTTGGCAAAAATCCTTCAAATACTATAACCTTATCCTTAAAAGGATTTACGCTAATAATTGTATTAAAAGAGCTGACTCCTGGAATAGGGGAAACTCTATACCCATTTTTCAATGCTGCATCAACAAGTAATCCACCAGGATCACTCAGACAAGGTGTACCTGCATCGCTAAGAAAAGCTACACTTTTTTCACTAGATAAATACTCCAATAATAATTCTATTTTCCTACCTTCTGTTACTGCATTACAAGAAATTAACTTTTTAACAATACCATAATGAGACAAAAGTCTTTTAGTAATTCTCGTATCCTCAGCAAATATAACATCCACCAATTTAAAAATGTTAATAGCACGATAAGTAATATCTCCTAAATTACCTATGGGTGTTCCAACAATATATAACACACAATCTCCCTTATATTAAAATTAACAAATATAACTACTCAATTATATTAAGCTTAATATTATAAAAAGTTATTTAATTTATTAATTTTTAAAATTATACTTTATCATTTAAAGAAACATTATACAAAAATTAATTATATTAAATTTATTAAATATTCAATATTATATATTTATATGAGAAAATGCTTATTTTATGTTATATTTATATTTATGCTATTGGGTAATATTGGCAACTGAAAAATTCAAAGGTGGTAAGTTTTATGTTTAAGCTCATTAGAAAAATGTTTATAATTTATTTTTTGTGCATTACTCTTGTTGGACTTGTTATGGTTTTTTTTGATAGTAAATTTTCAGAAAAAGAAAGTATTCAAAATGGAAAAAACCAAATTATTAAACATAAAATTGAACCTAATCTACTTATATTTACTTCATCAATTGGAGGCTTTTTAGGAGTTTACGCGGGTATGTGGATTTTCGATTATGAAAAAACCAACTTTTATTTAAGTTGGGGTAGCTTAATAATATTAGCGTATAATATAATGTTAATCCTTTCTGTATACTCTAAATCAGCTAATAAGTGAACTTAATTAAAAGTTATTCATAATAATTCCACTTTTTATCATATACTTATATACTTCTTCTGGATTTTCTAAGCTTTCAATCAAATTTTCAGCCTTATCATTTATTCGCTCTACCAATTTTTTAAAAGTTACTCTTATTCCCCTACTTTCCAAAAAGTCCTTTGCTGGTTGAGAAATAACACCAGCTTGAACATTTTGAAGTCCAATATTATATATAATAATAGCAGCAGCCTTGCCCACAACTTTATCATATATCTCTAAACCTTCCTTATTCTGAATATACTTATTAATAAAATTGTCAACTTCTAAAAGCGGTTTTAAACCTCTTTCCATATTAGAATAAAGTATCCTATGGTCCTTAAATAACCTTAATGTAGGATTCAATCCTGATATCATTTCTACGCCTCAAAAACTTGATTTCAGTACTTACTAAAAACAATTACTATTAATAATATACATAAATTAAAAATACTTCAACATAAAAAATATGATATATTATAAATTATATAATGCTAACTCCTAAAGAAAGTATCCACTCAAAAATTGAAGTAAAGAAATCCATCTTTCTATCATATATTTTTCATGTAGAGAAAAAAGAAGAAATAAATAAAATATTAAGAGAATATAGATTAAAATTTAAAAATGCATCGCATGTTGTATATGGCTTTAGAATAGGCAATTCAATTTCTTTTATAAATGGAATGAGTGACGACAAAGAACCACATTTAACAGCAGGAAAACCTACACTAGATGCCATATTAAATAATAATTTAACAGACACCCTAATAATCACAATACGCTATTTTGGAGGAACTCTACTTGGAAAAGGAAGTCTAATCAAAGCATATTACAAGTCAGCAGGAGAATTAATAAATAAATCAAAATTAATAGAAAAAGAAGAAATGGAAACTTTAAATCTAAATTTAAACTATAATCAATATATCTTACTTATAAGAATAAAAAAAAGAATAGGAATTAAAATTACAGATGCAAGTTTTTTAGAAAAAATAAATACTACAATAACATTTAATCAAAAAAATAAAGCAGATATTTTACTATTTTTAAAAGAAAATTCTTTAATTTAATTATTTTTATTTGTAATTCATTTCATTACTCTAATAAAATTTTATATATTTCATGCTCCACAATTACAACAAGATAAAATTTTTATGAAAATAATTTCTATTATTAATTAAAAGAGTAGTAGGCATTCTTAAAACAAATAGGAACTAAACATTGCTTATTCAATGGAAAGGCACCTCTTCTTAATATTTTTTTTAATAGATTATTGATCTGTAAAGAAACACATGGTATACTAAAAACTTAAAAAAGAAGAGTAAGGAATCAAATTTAAGTTATAAGCTTATTTAAAAAAACAAAAAATTCAATTTATTCAAAATTTTAATTTAAATAAAATTCACTCAAGTTTTAAACTTAACATTGCTTGAAAAGAAATTAAAAAATGGAATCACAAGGGAAAAGTTTTAAAAAATTTTCTCATGAAATATAAAAAGACAACTATGATTTTATCCTTATGGATATCCTATGCTACCTCAATACTAACAATAAATACTCTTTTTGAAAGTTTCAATACAAATAGAAACAGAACTTTTGCTTTTAAAGGAACTAATCATATATTAGATAAAATAAGTATCTTAGCAAATAAAGAAAAGCTAAAAAGATTACTGTTATTTTTATAAATACCGTTACCGTTAGAAATAAGAATAAAGAAAATTAAAAAATATTTTAAAACTTCTTTAAATGCTAAAATAAGAAAAATATAAGTATATATAAATCAAAAGAAGGAAAAATAACCAGCACATATGTGTAACAAAGAAGACAATACATCTTGAGGCTTTTTAAAACTTACAAAAGAAATAATTTGTAAAATTGAAGAATAAAAATGTCAAATGACCTAGGGACATTAATAGATTTAAGGGTCAAAAATTATAAAACAATAATTAACTATTACCAAAATTAAGAATTTTAAATATGACAATTAAAAAAGTAATAGCTGAATTCTTAAAGACGAAGCAGTATGAGATCTTAATATATTCAACAAAGAATATACAAAAATTGAAAGGATATTAAAAATAACTATAAAAACTACTTGAAAGCAATCAATAATTGACTAATATAGCAGAGCATGGGATTCAAAAAGGACAAAACTTATTCATTAATATTCAGAGATATAAATTCCTTATCAAATATTCCTAAACAATTTGTAATGTAATAAAATATATTGCCCTAATAAATTGCAAAAATTCCATCTTACTTATTTTTAAAAAAAATCTTTAGTAAAAAATAAAATCTTTAAAATTATTGATCCATCTATGAAAAAATGCAAATCATAAAAAACACCAAAACCAAATCTAATAAAACACTACCAAATCTGAAGGGATTGCAAAAATAACAGAATTACTAATACAAGCATTAGAAGATACTAAATTAGATGAGATAAATAAAAAACTATTTTCAATCTTAAAAAGGATATAACACAATAAAATTGTACTAAAATTTTATTTTCTAACTATTAAAAGACATTTTATAATTAGAAATAGAAGACATAAAGCCTAAATATTTTTCTCATTATTTTTAAATAAAATCTATCTATTATAATATTATTAAAAACACCACGAAGTTTTATAAAATTACTTTACATAAATATCAATTAACAAAAAAAAGAATGTTCCCTGGAACATTCTAAAAATACAGTTAATATTAACTTATCATTTAATAAATTTTGAAACAGATACTAACTTATCCTCATCAAGAGACAATACCTGAATTCCTCTAGCATCTTTACCTTGCTCAGATATTTTATCTGCCGATGTTCTTAAAATCTTTGAACTCCTACTTATAAGGAATATTTCATCTCCCTGCATTACTGTAATAGCATCAACAACTTCACCTGCTTTCTCATCTGATTTTTTATAGCTAGTGTAACCAGTAGCTCCTCTTTTAAGCTCAGTTAATTTAGATATATTTAATCTCTTTCCATATCCATTTTCAGAAACAATTAAAAGATAAGATCCTTGCCTATGAACTAAAGACTTAATGCAAACATCACCTTCTTTAACCTTCATGCCAGATACACCCTGAGTT
It contains:
- the radA gene encoding DNA repair protein RadA, giving the protein MARNKEREIYKCLNCGYKSFKWLGKCPECLSWESLQSYTEVKSSFVKNVGHVKNEIYSLKEFKQVDKIRHMTGIEEFDRVLGHGIVIGSAILIVGEPGIGKSTLLLQISNLISLASKNVLYLAGEESISQIKLRSNRLKLFIDILITNEVNVDSLIEMVKGIKLDFIVVDSIQTLHSEEVQGGLGGVSQLKHCVYKLVEWAKRKDITLFLVGHITKDGILAGPKIIEHMVDGVFYFEEAEKSLRMLRATKNRFGSINEIGIFEMTSLGLNEIKDPSSVFLEKKESISSGIAVGIINKGSRVLFVEIQALITKTGMNISRIFSEKIDSKKISRILAVLSKYLNLNFNNDDVYVNVSGGLRIDDIEIELAILVALFSAKTDIIINQEFIFTGEVSLSGEIKSSSNVENKVIASRKAGFKILLGGNVRGNCYDGYEGINRVLDIIKKLVRETKREKRKDNIFKNLDIKK
- the rsmI gene encoding 16S rRNA (cytidine(1402)-2'-O)-methyltransferase, producing MLYIVGTPIGNLGDITYRAINIFKLVDVIFAEDTRITKRLLSHYGIVKKLISCNAVTEGRKIELLLEYLSSEKSVAFLSDAGTPCLSDPGGLLVDAALKNGYRVSPIPGVSSFNTIISVNPFKDKVIVFEGFLPTKGVKRVKRIEELYSRGDAFVILESCHRILKLLFEISLVNLNAHVLVGREMTKVYEEYKVGKPLELKKYFEENKKVKGEFTVLVSRKIKG
- a CDS encoding DUF1893 domain-containing protein, with translation MISGLNPTLRLFKDHRILYSNMERGLKPLLEVDNFINKYIQNKEGLEIYDKVVGKAAAIIIYNIGLQNVQAGVISQPAKDFLESRGIRVTFKKLVERINDKAENLIESLENPEEVYKYMIKSGIIMNNF
- a CDS encoding YigZ family protein, coding for MMLTPKESIHSKIEVKKSIFLSYIFHVEKKEEINKILREYRLKFKNASHVVYGFRIGNSISFINGMSDDKEPHLTAGKPTLDAILNNNLTDTLIITIRYFGGTLLGKGSLIKAYYKSAGELINKSKLIEKEEMETLNLNLNYNQYILLIRIKKRIGIKITDASFLEKINTTITFNQKNKADILLFLKENSLI